ctgcctgggaaatcccatggacagaggagcgtggtggctgcagtccatggggtcgaaaagagtcagacgtgacttagtaactaaacaacaacaacatttttcaaatatcttgtTTGCCATAGGCTATAAGTAAGCGCTGTGGAGCATGTACAGAGAAAGGCTTTGGGGCGCGCACTGTACAGGCTGGCGGCGTGCCAAGCTGGTCGGGCACCGTTGGTGGTCAGCACTGTGTGGCTCGGTGGATGTGAGTGGAGCGCAGACACTGAGGCGGTGGGGCATGTGCTGACCCCTGTCAGGCTGCAGTGAGGTCAGCTCCTGAAAGAGACGGCActactgcagcccagcaggcgcTCCCGTCCCCTCAAGGTGGAAAGCAAGTTCCGACAACAGGTATttctcatctgaatgcagagtgccaaagaatagcaaggagtgataaagacttcctcagcagtcaatgcaaagaaatagaggaaaacaatagaatgggaaagactagagatctcttcaagaaaattagagataccaagggaacatttcatgccaagatgggcataataagggacatgggcctaacagaagcagaagaaactaagaagaggtggcaagaatacacagaagaactgtacaaaaaagcaaaaaaggtcttaatgacccagataaccacgatggtgtgatcactcatctagagccagacatcctcggtgtgaagtcaagtgggccttaggaagaattatttggaacaaagctagtggaggtgatggaattccagctgagctgtttcaaatcctaaagatgatgctgttcaagtgctgcactcagtatgcagCAAACTTGGAaacttcagcagtggccacatgtagagtcgtctcttctgttgttggaagagggtgtttgctgtgaccagagTGTTCTcgtggcaaagctctgttagcctttaccctgcttcattttgtactgcaagaccaaacttgcctgttactccaggaatctcctgacttcctgcttttgcattccaatctcctgtgatgaaaagaacatcattttttggtgttagttctagaagttcttgtaggtcatcatagaactgttcaacttcagcttctttggcattcgtggttggggcatagacttggattactgtgatagtgaatggtttgccttggaaacaaacagagatccttctgtcattttttcaaagaaaaactcagcagtggccacaggactggaaaaggtcagttttcattccaatcccaaagaaaggcaatgccaaagaatgctcaaactaccgcacaattgtactcatctcacatgctagcaaagtaatgctcaaaattctccaagctaggcttcaacagtacatgaactgagaatttccatatttacaatggatttagaaaaggcagaggaaccagaaatcaaattgccaacatccattggatcatagataaagcaagagagttccagaaagacatcgacttctgctttattgactacgccaaagcctttgactgtgtggatcacaaccaactgtggaaaattcttcaagagatggggaaaccagaccaccttacctgcctcctaggaaatctgtatgcaggtcaggaagcaacagttagaactggacatggaacaacagactggttccaaataggaaaaggagtacgtcaaggctgtattgtcacctgcttatttaacttctatgcagagaacatcatgagaaatgccaggctggatgaagcagaagctggaatcaagattgctgagagtaATATCCTCAGATTttcagacgacaccacccttatggcagaaaatgaagaggaactaaagagcctcttgatgaaggtgaaaaaggagagtgaaaaagctggcttaaaactgaacattcaaaaaaccaagatcatgacatctggtcccatcacttcatggcaaatagttggggaaaaagtggaaacagtgacaaacttcattatcttgggctccaaaatcactgcagatggtgactgcagccatgaaattaaaagatgcttgctgcttggaagaaaagctatgacaaacctagagtattaaaaagcagagacatcactttgccgatgAAGGTccactagtcaaagctatggtttttgcagtagtcatgcacagatatgagagttggcccataaagaaggctgagtgccaaagaagtgatgtttttgaactgtggtgttggagaagactcttgagagtcctttggactgcaaggggatgaaacccgtcaatcctaaaggagatgagtcctgaatattcattggaaggactgatgctgaagctgaagttccaatactttgggcacctgattcgaagagccaactcttcagaagagaccctgatgctggggaagattgaagacagaaggagaaggggacgacagaggatgagatggttggatggcatcatcaattcaatggacatgagtgtgaggaaactccaagagatagtgaaggacaggaagcctggtgtgctgaggtccaggggtgtctcaaagagttggacatgattgagtgactgaacaacaggcaaGGGTGGGGACACAGTCCTCAGATCCACTCAGACCAACTCAGATAAGCCTTCCACCTACTTGGTCTTTGAGTTAGGGGATTTATTAAAAAAGAGCACAAATAAAGAGGCTGGGATTAATCATCCTTTTGTGACATTTTGGAATCTGGTTTCAGGAGTCATGATGTCTCTGGTTTACACTCTCAGGCCAGGTGGTCCATGGCTCCAGGATCTGTGAGCTCACCGTGCCTGGACAAACAACCTGAGTGGGTGGTTAATCTCTACAGCAATTTAAGTCCACTAACACTGTTATCAACAGTAGCAGTCAGTCACCTGATTCTGATTAATTGGCGTTCAGGGAGCATAGGTTGAGGTCAGAGGGAACAAGAAAGGGATAAAGTTTGGGGTGGAGAGATTAATCATGAACTCAGTCAGGGAACTCAGCTTTAGGGGGACTCAGTGTCACTACTAGGAATAACTCTCTAGTTAAGTTGATTGTTGGGGGCAGGGCTAGCTTTGTAAGCACTGCTAATAAGTCgactatctttttgcctttttatacagttcatgggattctcacagcaagaatactagagtggtttgccattgcctcctcaggcagcagaggatgaagtgattggatggcatcactgatttatttaacttctatgcagagtgcatcatgtgaaatgccaggacaTTTGGCATCTGCCATGGACACGAGcttgggcagactctgggagatggtgagggacagggaggcctggcatgctgcagcccatggggttgcaaagagtcagacatgacttggtgcgTGAACAATAACGGTAGTCACCATGTCACCTTTAGTGGAAGAAATGTTTATGTCCTGGGCTAAAATTATCGTTCAGCTGTGAGTAGTTCAGgttttccccggtggctcagacagtaaagaacctgcctgcagtgcaggagagccaggttcaatgcctgggtcaggaagctcccctggaggaggaaatgtcaacccactccagtattcttgcctgggaaatcccatggacagaggagcctggtgggctgcggtctgcggggtcgcagagtcggacccgacGGAGCATGCACACAGAGTCCTTTCATGTGAGGCGAGGCCATGAGCAGCTCCAAGGGCCAAAGCCCGTCTGCAGCATCACAGCGTCCGGGTGAGGACAGCTAAGGTGCGGTGTGGCCCACAGAGGAGCCGCGATGAGCAGGCAGAGCTGCACGACTGCTCTTCATTCGCAGAACGGAAGGCCTGGGTCTGCTCTGCGCCGTGAGGGCGAGAGCTCGCGCTGCAGCTGCAGGGACCGCAGACCCTGCAAGGGGGCGTCTACACGCACAGTCAGACGTGTGAGCCACAGAGGAGTGCCTTTACTGGACACGCTCTCGTGTGTGACAACTATATGACAATGTTGGATAAAGTCAGATACTGCTTGGGTTCAGTATTGGGTTAGTAAAAGGTTTGGTGAACTCCTGACAtttcagaggagtctggcagctgTGGCTGAGGGCCCAGTGGGCAGGGTGGGCTGGGATGCCCTCTGGCTTCCAGCCACAGTTGGCCCAGCTTGGGTCGGAACGCCCCCGCCCTCCACCCTGGTGACAAGGCCTGCAGCATCAGGATACAGGTGGGTGGGTGCAGGCCGTGCGGATCCCAGCATGTGCAGAGATGGGGCGGCACGGCTGAGCCGGGTCTCGGGAGCAGGCTGAGAGCCACTCCTGGGGAGGGTCATGGGTGTGACCGACGGATGGAGGCAGACCCAGTCACCTTGTCAGCACAGCCAGGATCCCTGGCCCCTGACCTCTGTCCAGACACGCCCACATGGGGGCCATAAAACCTGGAGCAGCGAGAGTGGGAGGAGCAGGACCAAGAGTCTGAACACCCGGGCTGCCGGCTACCTGGATCTGAAACCATAGCCCCCAGTGCACCCTCTGCACCAGAAAGGTGGCCTGACATGAGAAGGTAATGCCTAGCGCCCTTAAACCCGGGTCCCCCCAACACCCCGTCTAACCACAGCTTTGCTGGGCGGTCCCTTGGGTCCAGAGCCCCAGCACAGGGACCAGGCTCGGGGCACCTGTGTCCAGAGCCCAGCTTGGTTCTGGACGGGGATCCAGGCTCTGTCTGGCTGCCCCCCCAGGTGCTGGCTCCTCCCGGGTGTTCCAGGCTTGGGGACAGAGCTCTCCCTCCTGAGTCACCAGAACGGTCGTTATCCCCAGGGCTCCATCTCCAAAGGCCACCCCTGTGGTTTGGGAGAGAGAGCCCCTGTCCCTTGGGGTCCCTTGGCCCTGAGAAGCACCTGAGAGCCCCTGGAAGCAGGTGGGAGACTCCAGGGTCAGAGGAGACAGGTCTATGACCAACAAAATGGAAACGGGGTCAAGACGATGAGGCAGGGCTGGAGGCCTCAGGGTCCTGGGGGCGGGGCAGCTGGAACCAAGGGGTCATCACCCTGGAAGCTGCGGTTGACTGAGCCCGGGAAGTCCTGAGGCTCCTGCTGGGCACCCCCCTCCTTCGGGCCCCTCCTAAAGTCAGAGCTCCCCTGGCCCTCCTGTTCTGGGGGCTCTTCCAGGAACCCCAGCTTGGACACGAGGTGGGCCCATCAGTGACTTGGGGACCTCCTGGTGTTCAGAGCCTCTGCCTAGGGCTCGGTGCCCAGATCAGGCCAGCGCCCTGCAGTCCAGGGCAGATGCCTGTCCTTTGCCCCCATGATGTGCCTGGAAACCCCTACGTCGATGTGCTGAGTCACCCGGAGGGGCGAAGGTCTCCGTGGGGCTGGAAGCGAAGCTGGGGCATCCGGCAGGAAGCCTTGGGTCCCTCCCCCAACCACGGCCCCCAGGCCCTCCCCAGGAGTGGAACGCTCCCTACACACGGACAGCTGAGCTGCACCTGGCGGGTGAGACGGTCTGTTTATTTAAGTGAAACGCCACTGGAGTTTCCAGTCTGGGAAACTGGGTGGCACCCAGTCAGCAGACAGAAGGAGCTCGAGCAGCACAGAAGTGGAGGCCGTGCCGGGCAGCGACCCGAGCCCGGGACATGCAGCAGCTGTGGGTGGCCGGCACGGCGGGCTGCTCTCTACCAGGCCTGGAACCCCCGCGGTGCCAGGCGATCCTGGACTGCCTGGTTCAGATTACATCCCGGGAGAGCCCAGACTGCAGTGAGGTCTCAGTTCagggccggacacgactgaagtggcttaacaCGAGCACAcacgcagcagcagcaactccacAGGGGCCTAGTGTCCTGTGGTTTAATAAGGCGAGAGACGCCAGGGCACGTGCACAGCACACACCTGCACACGTGTGCACCCTAACACGCCTCACGCCCCTGCCGTCAGCCCAGCCCCCTCGAGTGCTCAGGTCACCTCATGTCCCCCGCGTCCCTGCGCGCCTAGCCTTGGCCACGCTTCCCAGAAGTCCTGCTTCGGCTTGGTCTTTGAGCTCCTCAAGGTCAGGCTGCAGGTGTCCACACAGAGCACCCCATCTTTCCTGCCCATGTCTCCAGGGTGGAGGGAATTGCCCTCTGCCTCTGAGGAGCCACAGGGTGTAGCCTCAGGGTGCCGTGGGCCCTAGAGAGGAGCCTTGAGCCCACACCTCACCCGTCCCTCGGCCCCAGGCCCCAAGCACTCGGCCGACAGAGGTTCTGGGCCCGCAGGCAAGGCCCGCGGGAAACCGGGACCTGCAGGGTGGGGATCAGACGTGAGTCTGGCCCGCGTGCCCTGGTCTGGGATGCTAGCTGTGGACCTGCGCGGGACCCGCCCCGGCTTCCCTGGTTGGACCACTGCCGGCCAGGCCAGGAGCCCTGCCTGGAGGCCGCGGGGCAGGAGCAGCGCGCCCCtcaccctgccctctgccccaggcCCCTGCTGCTCGCCAGGCCAGGAGCCCTGCCTGGAGGCCGCGGGGCAGGAGCAGCGCGCCCCtcaccctgccctctgccccaggcCCCTGCTGCTCGCCAGGCCAGGAGCCCTGCCTGGAGGCCGCGGGGCAGGAGCAGCGCGCCCCtcaccctgccctctgccccctggACCACTGCTGGCCAGGCCAGGAGCCCTGCCTGGAGGCCGCGGGGCAGGAGCAGCGCGCCCCtcaccctgccctctgccccaggcCCCTGCTGCTCGCCAGGCCAGGAGCCCTGCCTGGAGGCCGCGGGGCAGGAGCAGCGCGCCCCtcactctgccctctgcccccaggcCCCTGGTGCTTGCCAGCCTGGTGGCTGTGTTGCTGCTGGAGGTGGGCTCAGCCCGGATCCCCCAGGTACGTGTGGGCTCCTCACCCAGCCGCCCCCGGGGCTGCAGGAAGGCACCAGCGGATGCAACCGCAGGGCCTGTGAGCACTGGGGGCCTCAGCAGGGTCTGGGGGACAAGTCTCATGACCCCAGGTGAGCCAGGTGGAGGAGGGGGCCTGGTGAGGCTCCCCTGTGCTGTGAAGCCTGGGACCCCTCCATGTGCAGGCTTGTCCAGGGGTCCACGACTGCTGGGACCGTGTCCTTCTGCAGCTCCAGGTCCAGGATACCCCTCCCTACAGCCTGGGAGTGCCCAGGTCAAGGGGGAGATGCAGGAGGACAGGCACAGCTGTCCCGCAGCTGCTGGGCCCCGTCACGGCAGTGGGTCGCTGTTTCACCTGCTCCCCTGTCCCCGTCGGCCCTGCAGGAAGGACAGGCAGAGGAACCGGCCTCCGTGCTCAGGCCGCcagctgggggtgggtggagagggtGCAGCTCCTGTGCTGTCCCCAAGTGTCAGACCCAGGGCAGGATGGAGCTGGCAGTGCCTCGAGGGCCTCGGTGCGGCTCCTCCCAgccgcccccccaaccccgccccgccccctcagAGCACTGCGCTGTGTCTCACCTGCGGCCTCACTCTCCCAGGTCCGCGTCCAGACCAAAGGCAAAGTCGGGGCTGAGCAGGACACAGAGTGAGTGCCCCTGGCAGTCCTTCCCGTCCCCCCGGGGACCTTGGTGGAAGGGTGGGTCGTGTCCAGCTTTGGGGAGGGGAGGTACGGGAGCCCCTGAGAGCTGACCGACCAAGCAGAGTGCGGGCCTGGGGGTTTGAGTGGCTCCCCGCCGCCCCACCCAGGGGGTCTGGCCCCTCAGCCCACCCATCTCCCTGGCACCCGCTAGGCTGACTCCTGCTGGGCGGCCAAGGCGGCAGGCAGATGGCAGCAGCCCCGTCCGCAAGCCCCGGGCTCTGCTGACCTCTGCCCTGGCCAAGCCCCCGAGCCTCCTCCAGGACCCACCCGCAGGAGGGGTGCGGCAGGGACCCTGGCCCGGGACGGGCCTCCTGCTGCACACGAGACGTGAATCCGTGCTCTGGCTCACAGGGTCTGGGACGCCCGCGCGGTCgagtctctggagaaggacaACCAGCTCATCTGGCTGCTCATGGCACCCAAGCTCATGGCCACCAGCAAGGAGCAGAAAGGTGGGGGCAGGCACTGCCCACTGGGCTGGAGGGCATGGGGTCGGCCTGGATGGATGGCGCCTTGGGAGGGAGATGGAGGCCACAGCCTCTCTGTCTGTCCCCAGGTGCCAAAGCCCCGGCAGAGACCGAGGATGCCCTGGGCCACGTCCCGGGCCCGAGGGAGGGTCCTGAGCCCGACTGGGACAGCCTGTTCCACGACGGGCCCGAGGAGGCCCCAGAGGAGGCGAGGCCCTGGGCCCGGGTGCTGCCCCCTCGCCAGGTGCTTCATGGGCCTGAGGAGGACCGAGACCACATCTACCACCCCAGGGAGCCCTGACCCTGCCCCGGCcggagaaaaataaagcctgcagAGGTGGCTGTGTGTATTCAAGAACAGTGATCGCGGCCTGCCTGCTGTCTGGGAGAAGGGGGCTGCAGGCTGGCCCCACACACGCAGGGTCTTTGCAGTGCAAGCTGAGCCTGGGTCCCGCCCGGTGCCCCCGCGCCTGGGCCCATCTGCTCCCCCGGCCTCCCCGGGCGCTGGGATGGGCGGGGATGGAGTGGCATTGGAAGCAGGACTGGGAGGAGGGGCCCGGCAGTGCTGGctcagggggcagggggcagggggcagggcacgGGCGAGTGGGGGCAGGGCACGGGTGACAGgcggcagggggcagggggcagggcacgGGCGGGTGCGGCAGCTGGGCCCAGGCTCCGTGCCCGGTGGCTCGGCAGGCTTGCGGTCGGTCGTGGGCGCAGGTCACTGGAGCGCTACTCGCCGTCCACATGCAGGTGCAGAGGGCTTTCTCCGTGGCAGTCACGTCCCAGGGTGTAGAGGGACACACTTGGTACCTGGACCCTCCCCAAGCCTGGACGGAGCCTGCTCAGGGCTAAGACACAAAGAGGTGCCCAGTGGGGACCtcacgtgccctagagccagtATCTCTCCCCCAGTTCTGAGCTCCTCAAGGACTCAAATGGCAGCCTCACCCCGGGATGCGCTGCTCAGCAGCATACAAGCCCCCCAGCCCGACAGGAGCTGCCGCACCCACAGCACCGACGAGGAGACCAAGGCCTGGCAGTGACCTGCCCCAAGTGAGAAAGTGCAAGtcgttcagtcacatccgactctgcgaccccatggactgactatacagtccatgggattctccaggccagaatactggagtgggtagcctttcccttctccaggggatcttcccgacccagggatcaaatccgggtctcctgtattacaggtggattctttaccaactgagctatcagggaagacctgCTCAAGGTCCGGTCCTAACTGGGGCGGAGCGGTGCTGGTCCCCACCAGGCGCCTCACCACCCTCTGGCTGAGTACAGGGGCGGTGCTGACTCGGCGCCCTGCTCCTGCCCCAGAATCACCCAGGCCTCAGGTGGCCCCGAACCTCACACGGCCCCTCCAGACCACCCTGTCAGCGAGGGGGCAGCCATCTCCAGCGAGAGTACAGGTGATTGGGCACCACTGTCCCAAGGAGGGCAGACCCGGGTCCACGCTGAGCATGGCCTTGGGCAGCCCAGGGGGGTGTTTGTGGCCAAAGCTGCCTCCAGCCCTGCTGGAGCCTGGTCACCTTGGGCCCTTCCTGCACCGAAGGCCCAGGCAGAGAGGCAGCGGGCGCTGGGGGCCTCGGGGTGAGCAGGGGACACTGGCGGGGACCACGGGCCACTCAGCCCCCTGACTGAGATCCTGGGGAGGTCTGTCACCTGAAACGGCGTGGCCCCTTCTCCTTCATGGCAGTCGGGGTGGAGGGCGTCAGGGGAGCCCCACCTGGCTGGCTCCCCCTGCAACCCCCTAAACTCCCAGGGGCATTCACACTGCTCAACTGCCTGAGGGTGCCAAGTCCTTGACTCTGAGCATGGtcacctccctctgcccccagtCACTAGGCAACACTCCTGCAGTGACCGCTGGTGGGGGAGGCGCCCAGACACGGAAGGGACAACTGAGGCCAGTCCTCCCGGGAGCCACTGCCTTCCGCCCTGATGCAGTGGCCCTGGGCACAGCACCCCCATCTAGGGATACAGGCTCTTAGCCAGGCGGTGCCCACCGACCCTCACCTCCACACATCTGAGCTGCCCCGAGTGGAGTGGCTGTGACCCGCGGTGTCACGGGATGTTGTTCCTCCAGCGGCCGTGCTCTTCCCTGAGTCTGAGTGTTTGGTTGAACTCAAGAGTGGAAgcgacaaacagattcaagggactagatctgatagacagacagagtgcctgaagagctacggacagaggttcgagacattgtacaggaggcggtgaccaagaccatccccaagaaaaagaaatgcaaaaaggcaaaatggttgtctgaggaggccttacaaatagctgagaaaaaaagagaagctaaaggcaaaggagaaaaggaacatctgaatgcagaattccaaagaatatcaaggagagagaagaaagctttcctcagtgatcaatgcaaagaaatagagcaaaacaacagaatgggaaagactagagatctcttcaagaaaattagagataccaagggaacatttcatccaaagatgggctcaataaaggacagaaacggtatggacctaacagaagcagaagatattaagaagaggtggcaagaatacacagaagaactgtacaaaaaagatcttcacgacccagataatcacgatggtgtgatcactcacctagagccagacatcgtgaaatgtgaagtcacgtgggccttaggaagcctcactacgaacaaagctagtggaggtgatggaattccagttgaactatttcaaatcctataagacgatcctgtgaaagtgctcactcaatatgccagaactttggaaaactcagcagtggccacagaactggaaaaggtcagttttcattccaatcccaaagaaaggcaatgccaaagagtgctcaaactaccacacaattgcactcatctcacatgctagtaaagtaatgctcaaaattctccaagtcaggcttcttcaacagaacatgaaccaagagcttccaaTGTACAAGCTGTATtttgaaaaaggcagaggaatcagagatcaaattgccaacatctgttggagcatagaaaaagcaagagaatttcaggaaaacatctccttctgcttcattgactatgctaaagtctttgactgtggatcaccactgtggaaaattcttaaagagatgtgaataccagactacctgatctgcctcctgagaaaccggtatacaggtcaggaagcaacagttagaactggacatggaacaacagactgggtcaaaattgggaaaggagtacatcaaggctgtatattgttaccttgcttatttaacttatatgcagagtacataatgcgaaatgccaggctggatgaaacacaagctggaagcaagattgctggaggaaatatcaataacctcagatatgcagatgacaccacccttatggcagaaagtgaagaggaactaaagagcctct
This genomic interval from Bubalus bubalis isolate 160015118507 breed Murrah chromosome 23, NDDB_SH_1, whole genome shotgun sequence contains the following:
- the PRAP1 gene encoding proline-rich acidic protein 1; amino-acid sequence: MRRPLVLASLVAVLLLEVGSARIPQVRVQTKGKVGAEQDTEVWDARAVESLEKDNQLIWLLMAPKLMATSKEQKGAKAPAETEDALGHVPGPREGPEPDWDSLFHDGPEEAPEEARPWARVLPPRQVLHGPEEDRDHIYHPREP